The genomic stretch TTACAGATATTTTGGCATTGCGAATTATTACTTATTTTGAAGACGATATTTCAAAAATAGAGGAAATCCTAAATAAAGAATTTAAAATCGATTGGGAAAACTCAATTGATAAAAGAAATATTGAGATTGATAAATTCGGGTACAGAAGCGTTCATTATATTTTACAACTAAATGATCATAAAGCACAAACAGCAGGATATGAGGAGTATAAAGATATTAAATTTGAAATTCAGATAAGGAGTATACTTCAACATTCGTGGGCAGAGATAGAACATGATCTGGGCTATAAATCTTTTACTCAGATTCCTCAAAAAGCAAAGCGAACATTCTACAGAGTAGCCGCATTACTTGAACAAGCGGATATTGAATTTACGAAGCTAAAAAAAGAAATTCAGGACTTTGAAAATACGGTCAGTAAAAATTTAAAAAGCAAAGAGAAATCCATAGAAATTAATGAATCTACGATTATTGCGTTCGTGAAAAAGAATCAGCTTTTACGTGAAATTGAAAATGAGATCAAGAAAGCTCTAAAGCTTACCGAAAATCCTAAGTTTGATTCTACCTATATTTCATCAAACAATTTCTCGTCACAGCTTAAAGATTTACAGATATTTGATTTAACCCAACTGGAAGAAAATCTGGTCAAGCACAAGGAAGAAATTACTGCAAGACAAGTAGACTATTTAAAATCTTTAAATGAAAATGTGACTAATAGTAAAATAAAGATTTCCTTGATACAAGGTGCGCCGATACTTTGGTTAATTAATTATTTGGAAAGCAAAACATAAAGTTTATCAACAAAAAACTCCCGAAGAAAACCTTCGGGAGTTTTTTTATTATGTATAAAATGTTCTAAGGATACGGAGCAATCTCCACTTCAAGACCTTCCATCTCCATCGCCATGTGTAGCTGGCAACCCAATCTGCTGTTTTCTTTCACATGGAAAGCTTCACCAAGCATTGCATCTTCTTCATCGCCCATTGGCTCTAGTCCGGGATCGCTTATCACATAAACCTGACATGAAGCACACATCGCCATACCGCCACAAACTCCGATGGTACCTTCTTCTGCCAATTCATACGAACGGATAATTTCCATCAAATTCATCGACATATCCGTTGGAGCAACCACTTCGTGAGTAACACCTTCTCTATCGGTGATTTTTATATTTATATCGCTCATTATTATAAATGTTGTTAGTTGATGGTTGTTGGTTGTTGGTTTTCAGAAATGCATTAACTAACAACCATCAACCAAAACCTAAAAACCAAATTAATCTATTTTCTTTACAACTGCTTTCTCAGCTTCCTTACGGCTTCCGTCAAAACCATCTACTCCACTTACTGTCGTATATTTTAAAACGAATTTTTTACCAGGATTTAATCTGTTATAAACACTCTGACACATCAAAGTAGCTTCGTGGAAACCACAAAGAATCAGCTTTAATTTCCCCGGATATGTATTGATATCACCAATTGCATAAATTCCGCTGATATTAGTCTGATAGTCTAAAGCATTGTTTACCACAATTGCATTTTTCTCAATATTCAATCCCCAATTTCCAATTTCACCCAATTTTGGAGTCAAACCGAATAATGGAATGAAATAATCTGTTTCTATATCATAAGGATCTTGCCCGTCAACTGCTACAGTAATCGCTTCTACTTTTCCGTCACCTTTAATCGCAGTAACTTCAGCAGGAGTAATCAATTTAATTTTACCCTGATTTTTCAGTTCCTGAACTTTCTCTACAGAATCCAGAGCGCCACGGAATTCATTTCTTCTGTGAATCAAAGTCACTTCACTTGCCACATTAGATAAGAAAACACTCCAGTCTAAAGCAGAATCTCCACCTCCGGCGATAACCACTTTTTTATTTCTGAAATGCTCAGGCTCTTTTACAAAATATTCCAAGCCTTTTTCTTCGTAGTCTGCAATGTTCTCCATCGTAGGCTTTCTCGGCTCGAAAGTTCCCAAACCTCCTGCAATTGCAATAGCCTTACATCTGTGAACGGTGCCTTTATTAGTAATTACTTCAAACCACTCGTCATCTACTTTTGTGTAAGAAACAGCGGTTTCTCCCAAAGTGAATCCCGGCTGAAACTGTTTGATCTGTTCAATTAAATTATCGACCAACTCACCTGCATTTACAGACGGATAACCCGGAATATCAAAAATCGGCTTTTTAGGATATAATTCTGCTAACTGACCTCCCGGTTGAGGAAGTGCGTCGATGATGTGACATTTCATTTTAAGCAAACCAGCCTCAAACACAGCAAATAGTCCCGTTGGTCCTGCTCCGATAATCAATATATCTGTAGTGATCATAATATGATGATAATTTAATAATTTGTAGCTGCAAATTTACTAATTTTAATGCGAAGCATATTTAATTATGCTCAAATAAAAAACTGAGATTTATCAAAAAGACGCAATAAGCTGATAATGAAAAAATTGGCAGTGTTTTTGCAAAATTTAAATTATGAAGAAGTTACTTACCATTACAGCAATATTTGCTTTCTTTTTGGGCTATTCACAACTTAACAATGTGGCAGACGGCGAATCGATCACCTTAAGAATACACTATGGGTTTTTAAACGCCGGATCGGCCAATCTCACGACCAAAAAAGTTAATTATAAAGGCGCCCCACACTTATACGTAAAAGGAACCGGGCAAACAACAGGTGCTGTAAAAGCTTTTTTTAAAGTTGAAGATTTATATGAAAGCTATATCAATATCGCTACAGAATTGCCTAGTTTTTATGTAAGAAATGTGAAAGAAGGTAGCTACAGACAACACTTGCAAACTGTTTTTAACCACGACAGTCACACATTGGTTTTAACTGATAAAAAAACGCCTGCCAATGGTTCAAAAACCATAAAATCTGTAAAAGGTGTGCAAGATATGCTCTCATGTTTTTACTATCTCAGAAGCAAAACTCCTGCTGAACTAAAAGTAGGAACTATTATTAATATGAATGTGTGGATTGATGACGAAATGTTTCCTTTCCAGCTTAAAGTGACCGGAACTGAAAATTTAAAGACAAAATACGGAACCATCAGTGCTTTAAAGATCATTCCTTCGGTAAAGAGCGGAAGAGTTTTTAAAGAAAAAGAAGGTGTTACAATGTGGGTAAGTAATGATTACAACCATATTCCGTTGCTGCTAAAAGCTGAATTGGCAGTTGGTTCTTTAAAGGCAAGTATTGATGATTATAAAAATGTGAAATTTCCGTTGAAGTTTACAAAATAGAAAAAGTCTCCGGAACTTTTCCGGAGACTTATCAACCTAAATTAACAAACTTGTAGAATACTATTCAAAGTATTTATGAAAAACTCCACCCTTTCACTTATTATAAAGTTTTAACTTTATAAGTAACCTAAGGGGCATTTATTATTTGAATAAATTATTTAAAATTGATTTAAGGCACCTGTTACAGAGCCTTTCAGCTCTGTAAAGATGACACTTAGGTTAATCAATTGTGTTTTTATAAGTTGTAATGAACTCGGCATACTTTTTTTCTCATCATTCGTGTTTTCAACCAATTTCAAAATTTTAAATTTATTTTAATAAATATTTTTAAAATCTCAACTTATTTAGATAACAAATAAAAAACGTTCTAAAGAACTTTTTCGTTCGTTTCTATAATGTAAAAATAGGAAGATATGACAGTAATTACACTATAGACATTGTAGATGTATTTCGATCCACATGTAGATATTTATCTACAAAAAACTATTGAGTAAATCTTTATTTTACTGAAAGCAGATTGTAAATTCTGATTTTTAATACATAATGTTGAAAACTAAAAATTGGAGCTCTGCTAAATAAACAAAAAGCCTCCGAAAAACTCCGAAGACCTTACATCCTAAATTTACATATTTTTGAAATCATTTTCTAGGACTATTATAAAAAAACTTTATCGTTTCCATTATCACAATTTTTTTTTAACTCTGCAATAAACATTTAGAAGATTATATTTCTCTTAAAATCAATCTGTATTTTTAGTATAAAAAAAATTAATTTTAATGTTTAGTCGCTAATTATTTTTCATCCTTCACCCTTTTAAACTAAGTTTAAAACTTAATTAATTATTATTTAAATAATCTGAAAATTCTGAGTTTATTTTGGATTAGCGACTTAAAAATTCTTCCATTCATCTTTATAATGTAAAAATAAGAAAATATTGAGTTTTATTCAGCCAATTTATTGTAGATGTATTTCGATGTTCTTATAGATATTTATCGACAACATAATTAAGTTGCATTCACATCTCTTACGTCGAGCTCTGCAAAAAAACAACTATTTAAATGCAAAAACCTCCGAAAAAATCCGAAGGTTCCATAACCTAAATTAACATGCTTTTTGAAATCATTTTCTAGGATTATTATAAAACTTTCTTTTCCGGTATATAGGACAAAGCCTTTCAGTTCCGTGATTATATTTACTGTTTTATTATTTCTTTTTGATTAAAGGCATCTTTCGTAGAGCTTTTCAGCTGTAATGATGACAATTATTTATTTAGTATTTTCAAAACCTGAACTTATTTTAGATTTACAAATTAAAAATCATTCCTAAAGAGATAATTTTTCCCGTATTTCTATAGTGTAAAAATAGGGAGATACAGGGGAATCTCCACAATATGTATTGTAGATGTATTATGACATGATTGTCGATATTTATCTATAAAATTAATAGTAAAAGGATAAAAACTAATGTTGATTTTTGATCAGTTCAGCCAAATCAACAATGTTCTCGATATGTAGTTTATCAAAAATCCTTTTTTTAATCGTGCTTATCGTGTTTTGTTTTACGTTCAGATTATTTGCAATTTCGAGATTACCATATCCTTTTGCGTACATTTCCGCGATTTCCAGCTCCCTTTCCGTAAGCTTTTGCAAAGGATTAATGATGCTTCGGTTGTGTAAAGAATCAATCAGTAAATTCTGTGTAATTGAGGAAATATATTTTCCGGTTTCATGAATTTTAAGAATTGCTTCTTTTATCTCTTTTTCTTCACTCATTTTACTGAGGAAGCCGTTTGCTCCGGCATTAATATATTTTATAGACTGTATATTTTCATCAACTCCGGAAAAAACCAGAATTTTAATTTCTGGTTTCAGCGCTTTGATTTCAGCAATTATATTTAAGCTGTTTCCGTCCGGGAAAATAGCGTCTATTACTACAATTTCTATTTGCTGCACCCCTACCGTTTCTAAAACTTTCTTTAGAGTGGATGCGTGAAAAATTTCGCCTTCAAAACCAATTTCTTCGATAAGAAATTCTATACCTTGCCTTATGAGACTATGATCATCGGCAAGTAAAAAATTAATGGTTTTAGTTTCTAAATTATTCATTTATTGATATTCAAATTAATAGTAAAACGTACTGTTGTACCGACATTTTGTTCGCTGTCTACCGAGATATTTCCAGAATACAATTCTACAATCTCCTTACATAAGCTTAAACCTAAACCTGCGCCCAAATTTTCAACCCCTTCAGATAAAACTCCCTGATAATAAGGCTCGAATATTTTTTCGAGATCAGATTTAGAAATACCAACCCCTGTGTCACTTATTGTAGTCATCAGAGAAACATAGCTTTCATCAACAGATTCAGCTTTGGTTACGACCTTAATCTCTCCGTTCTCAGTAAATTTATTTGCATTGGCAAGTATATTCATAAAGATCTGATTAATCTTCGTATTATCAGAATACACTTCAATTTCCGGATCAATATTTTCTTCAACAATAAATTTATTATTTCTTGTTTCAATGTATGGTTCTATTGAGTTTAAAATAGAGGTCACTTCGTTTTTAAGATTAAAAACTACAGGAACAAGATGGTTTTCTACATGTTGATTTTTGGTATATTCTAAAATCTGATTTGCCTGCATCAATAAAGTTTTGTTGGTAAAACTAATTGACTTTAAATATTCTTTAATACTATCGTCATTGGTTTTTTTATCAATCTTTCTGATAAAAATGCCGATAATCTTCAGAGGCGAGCGCAATTCGTGGCTCAGCATTCCTAGAATTCTGTTTTTAAAATTAAGGTTTTCTTTAATTTGCTTATTGGCTGCTTTCAGCTGATTCTCGTATACAAATGCAATTCTTGTCAGATACATAATTAATATGGAAACGATAAACATCAAAGCCATTGCCCCCAAAATCAGATTTGTTCTAATCTTATTATTTTCAGAATTTAGGAGAGCATATTGCTTTTCAAGATCAGCTTTAGAATCTTTAATCGCAAAATCATAGATATTCATTACGCCATTACTATACACCAGAAGATTATTAAAAATGGTATAAAACTTATTGGCGTCATTTTGTTTTCCAGCAACCTGCACCTGCATTTTTTTTATTTCACCAGAATAGTGATTTTGAACAAGGCTCATAATACTGTCCATATCTGCTTTTATGGCAGCGGCTTCAGGTATTTTACCTTTATTTACAGTAATGATCGTACTTTCTTTACGCACTCTTTGCTTTCCTGTGATGGCGTCTCCCAAACGACCAAAAAGTCCTTTTTTCTTAATAGTATCTGTAATCGTTTTTGTTTCTACTTGAAAATCATATTTATCCAGATTGTAATTGCCATCATATTTTTTAATAGAAGGTATAGAAGTTGGAGCCCTAAAATTTGATTTTGTAGAATACTGATAAGTAGAATCAATCAACGTCTTTAGGTTTTTACTTCCTAGAGAATCATTTTTTTTAAATTTTAATATATTTTTTAGCCTCGGATATTTAGACTCATATCGATTGATGTTATCTAAATTTTTACCAAGTTTATCTAAGGACACAAAATAGGAATTCAAATATTTTTCGTCAGCCTTAGTTAAATATTGCTGAAGAAAATCCTGAGCATTCAAAAGCTCTTTTCGAGAATCATCTGTTAAGTTTTCCAGAGAAAGCACTTCCTTCAGTTGATTTTCTATAAATGCTAAATTTTTTCTATTGATAAATTCGTTATAAAAAAAAGCTGCAATAATAAGCTGTATTAATAGAATACAAAAGATAAGAGAGTAGTGAACAATTTTTCTGAATCTAAAATTCAATGATTTTGGACGGTCTTCTTTTGATTTCATATACATGTATTTAAAGCTTTTTACAATCATTCCAGATTAAAAGTCTGATTCACAGGCTGTAAAAAACATTCTGGCACACTATCACTTATTTAGATTAAAATATTTATTGAAACAACTATATTTTATTCTCTAAATTTCATCAAAAGACTGTATGTTTTTTTAAAAAACTTCGTCTTTAAGTGATTTTATAAAGTTAATAAAAAATCCTGCGAAAATTCACAGGATTTAAATTTATTTAATATTTTAAATTATAATGTTTTAAACTGTTCTAAAGTTCTGATATCGTTTTCAAAAAACATTCTAATGTCGCTCATTTGATAAAGAAGCATTACAATTCTTTCAATTCCCATTCCGAATGCATAACCTGAATATTTCTCAGAGTCGATATTTACATTGTTCAAAACAGCTGGATCTACCATTCCGCAGCCCATAATTTCCAACCAACCTGTTCCTTTTGTAATTCTATAGTCGGTTTCAGAATTTAATCCCCAATACACATCAATCTCTGCACTTGGCTCAGTAAAAGGGAAATATGAAGGTCTCATTCTGATTTTAGATTTACCAAAAAGCTCAGTTGTAAAAAACTGAATCGTTTGCTTTAAATCTGCAAAACTTACTTTTTCATCAATATATAAACCTTCGATCTGATGGAAAATACAATGCGAACGCGAAGAAACAGCTTCATTTCTGAAAACCCTTCCCGGAGACAAAATTCTGATAGGCGGTTCGTTTTCTTCCATATAACGAATTTGTACCGAAGAAGTATGCGTTCTCAATAAAATATCAGGATTCTGCTCGATAAAGAAAGTATCTTGCATATCTCTTGCCGGGTGGTATTCCGGAAGATTAAGCGCAGTAAAATTGTGCCAGTCATCTTCAATTTCCGGCCCGTCTGCAACGGCAAAACCAATGGATTTAAAGATCTCAATAATTCTGTTTTTTACTAAATTAATGGGATGTCTCGATCCCAAATCTAAAGGAAAAGCAGGTTTTGTAAGATCTTCTTTTTCCAGGATAATAGAAGAAGCAGAAGCATTTTTTAGATCTTCCAGCTTTACATTTACCGCTTGCTTCAGAGTATTGATTTTCTGTCCGAACTCTTTCTTCTGGTCGTTTGGAACTTCTTTAAATTTTTCAAAAAAATCATTCAGAACTCCTTTTTTCCCATTATACTTGATTCGGAAGTTTTCTATTTCCTCTTTACTTGTCGTATTGAAGCCATTGACCTCAACAAGCAATTCTTCTATCTTTTCAATCATTGTTTTACCCTTTCAAAAAAATGTATTTGCAAAAATACGATTTTCAGTTTAAAAAACCTTTTCAATTTATCATAAAAAAATCTGTCTCGTGAGAAACAGATTATATATTTTTTATTAAAGTTGATTTCATTTAATCTAAAACTGTTGCAG from Chryseobacterium indoltheticum encodes the following:
- a CDS encoding GTP pyrophosphokinase translates to MINEDLNKILIQYEEKSHLYSSFSFKVEKILRKLCKNYSIHQIISRIKTKESLAQKVIKKNKYEKLEDITDILALRIITYFEDDISKIEEILNKEFKIDWENSIDKRNIEIDKFGYRSVHYILQLNDHKAQTAGYEEYKDIKFEIQIRSILQHSWAEIEHDLGYKSFTQIPQKAKRTFYRVAALLEQADIEFTKLKKEIQDFENTVSKNLKSKEKSIEINESTIIAFVKKNQLLREIENEIKKALKLTENPKFDSTYISSNNFSSQLKDLQIFDLTQLEENLVKHKEEITARQVDYLKSLNENVTNSKIKISLIQGAPILWLINYLESKT
- a CDS encoding 2Fe-2S iron-sulfur cluster-binding family protein, giving the protein MSDINIKITDREGVTHEVVAPTDMSMNLMEIIRSYELAEEGTIGVCGGMAMCASCQVYVISDPGLEPMGDEEDAMLGEAFHVKENSRLGCQLHMAMEMEGLEVEIAPYP
- a CDS encoding NAD(P)/FAD-dependent oxidoreductase, giving the protein MITTDILIIGAGPTGLFAVFEAGLLKMKCHIIDALPQPGGQLAELYPKKPIFDIPGYPSVNAGELVDNLIEQIKQFQPGFTLGETAVSYTKVDDEWFEVITNKGTVHRCKAIAIAGGLGTFEPRKPTMENIADYEEKGLEYFVKEPEHFRNKKVVIAGGGDSALDWSVFLSNVASEVTLIHRRNEFRGALDSVEKVQELKNQGKIKLITPAEVTAIKGDGKVEAITVAVDGQDPYDIETDYFIPLFGLTPKLGEIGNWGLNIEKNAIVVNNALDYQTNISGIYAIGDINTYPGKLKLILCGFHEATLMCQSVYNRLNPGKKFVLKYTTVSGVDGFDGSRKEAEKAVVKKID
- a CDS encoding DUF3108 domain-containing protein, giving the protein MKKLLTITAIFAFFLGYSQLNNVADGESITLRIHYGFLNAGSANLTTKKVNYKGAPHLYVKGTGQTTGAVKAFFKVEDLYESYINIATELPSFYVRNVKEGSYRQHLQTVFNHDSHTLVLTDKKTPANGSKTIKSVKGVQDMLSCFYYLRSKTPAELKVGTIINMNVWIDDEMFPFQLKVTGTENLKTKYGTISALKIIPSVKSGRVFKEKEGVTMWVSNDYNHIPLLLKAELAVGSLKASIDDYKNVKFPLKFTK
- a CDS encoding response regulator, coding for MNNLETKTINFLLADDHSLIRQGIEFLIEEIGFEGEIFHASTLKKVLETVGVQQIEIVVIDAIFPDGNSLNIIAEIKALKPEIKILVFSGVDENIQSIKYINAGANGFLSKMSEEKEIKEAILKIHETGKYISSITQNLLIDSLHNRSIINPLQKLTERELEIAEMYAKGYGNLEIANNLNVKQNTISTIKKRIFDKLHIENIVDLAELIKNQH
- a CDS encoding sensor histidine kinase; amino-acid sequence: MKSKEDRPKSLNFRFRKIVHYSLIFCILLIQLIIAAFFYNEFINRKNLAFIENQLKEVLSLENLTDDSRKELLNAQDFLQQYLTKADEKYLNSYFVSLDKLGKNLDNINRYESKYPRLKNILKFKKNDSLGSKNLKTLIDSTYQYSTKSNFRAPTSIPSIKKYDGNYNLDKYDFQVETKTITDTIKKKGLFGRLGDAITGKQRVRKESTIITVNKGKIPEAAAIKADMDSIMSLVQNHYSGEIKKMQVQVAGKQNDANKFYTIFNNLLVYSNGVMNIYDFAIKDSKADLEKQYALLNSENNKIRTNLILGAMALMFIVSILIMYLTRIAFVYENQLKAANKQIKENLNFKNRILGMLSHELRSPLKIIGIFIRKIDKKTNDDSIKEYLKSISFTNKTLLMQANQILEYTKNQHVENHLVPVVFNLKNEVTSILNSIEPYIETRNNKFIVEENIDPEIEVYSDNTKINQIFMNILANANKFTENGEIKVVTKAESVDESYVSLMTTISDTGVGISKSDLEKIFEPYYQGVLSEGVENLGAGLGLSLCKEIVELYSGNISVDSEQNVGTTVRFTINLNINK
- the pheS gene encoding phenylalanine--tRNA ligase subunit alpha, which encodes MIEKIEELLVEVNGFNTTSKEEIENFRIKYNGKKGVLNDFFEKFKEVPNDQKKEFGQKINTLKQAVNVKLEDLKNASASSIILEKEDLTKPAFPLDLGSRHPINLVKNRIIEIFKSIGFAVADGPEIEDDWHNFTALNLPEYHPARDMQDTFFIEQNPDILLRTHTSSVQIRYMEENEPPIRILSPGRVFRNEAVSSRSHCIFHQIEGLYIDEKVSFADLKQTIQFFTTELFGKSKIRMRPSYFPFTEPSAEIDVYWGLNSETDYRITKGTGWLEIMGCGMVDPAVLNNVNIDSEKYSGYAFGMGIERIVMLLYQMSDIRMFFENDIRTLEQFKTL